The genomic window CGGCATGTCCGCTCTCCAGACCCTCGCCGAGACTCAGATCATGGGCAACCTTGGCTCCATCGGTTACGGCCTGGCGGCCATCGGCCCGGGCGTCGGCGTCGGCATCATCTTCGGTAACGGCACCCAGGCCCTCGCCCGCCAGCCCGAGGCGGCCGGCCTGATCCGTGCCAACCAGATCCTCGGCTTCGCCTTCTGTGAGGCGCTCGCCCTGATCGGTCTGGTCATGCCGTTCGTCTACCCGACCTCCTGACCCGGTTCGTCGGACCGCCCCTTTCGACGAAAGGCACTGATATGAGCCTGGTTCAGCTGGCGGCTGAGGGGGCCGAAAACCCCCTCATCCCGCCGATCCCCGAGCTCGTCA from Streptomyces sp. DSM 40750 includes these protein-coding regions:
- a CDS encoding ATP synthase subunit C; the encoded protein is MSALQTLAETQIMGNLGSIGYGLAAIGPGVGVGIIFGNGTQALARQPEAAGLIRANQILGFAFCEALALIGLVMPFVYPTS